A genomic window from Candidatus Pelagisphaera phototrophica includes:
- a CDS encoding sulfatase — protein sequence MNIISVFLALVLAFIFPLSLLAKERPPVVSLSKPNVLFIAIDDMNDWTTLFDEGNPIQTPNLKRLAARGTFFSRAYCASPGCNPSRTAIMTGYRPTTSGVYGNRTPWAEIMPDTVTIPKYFELNGGYATRGAGKIFHHGVTGKEPKGKPAFQEFFKKLDIRGPGAGKNYNGYKPDQNPRLGKIAFDWGVHDQKMIDDDMCEYVEAQMEKSWDKPIFLAAGIFNPHLPFYAPQETFDRYPFESLRMPPMPKGDLDDVGEMARRMVRKEYWIWDNTTNQSRGAPGSLPSMVQAYQAAADYADQMVGRLIDKLDATSMADNTIIVLWSDHGYHLGDKETAVKFTLWEKANRVPFIIVAPGITIPGTRIEQPVGLIDIYPTLLELAGLPPKGDNDGLSLVPLLKNPDGKWVRPALMNEGPGNHAVRSERWRYIRYNTGDEELYDHRNDPWEHTNLASDPRYAGVIAEHRKWLPKNEAPGVAMDHLLRPVPAPGIGLPENLSNRP from the coding sequence ATGAATATTATCTCAGTGTTTTTGGCTCTCGTCCTGGCTTTTATTTTTCCGCTATCGCTGCTAGCCAAGGAACGACCACCTGTGGTGAGCTTGTCGAAGCCAAACGTCCTCTTCATCGCCATTGATGATATGAATGATTGGACCACCCTCTTTGATGAGGGGAATCCGATCCAGACACCCAATCTCAAGAGACTCGCAGCACGAGGAACCTTTTTCAGCCGTGCCTATTGTGCGTCACCGGGTTGCAATCCATCGCGAACGGCGATCATGACCGGCTATCGTCCGACGACCTCTGGTGTTTACGGGAACCGTACTCCCTGGGCAGAGATTATGCCCGACACAGTAACGATCCCTAAGTACTTTGAGCTAAACGGTGGTTATGCCACGCGAGGTGCGGGAAAAATTTTCCATCACGGTGTAACGGGAAAGGAGCCTAAAGGCAAACCCGCCTTCCAAGAGTTTTTTAAGAAACTGGATATACGTGGACCTGGAGCCGGAAAGAATTACAACGGTTACAAGCCCGACCAAAATCCTCGGCTGGGGAAAATTGCATTCGATTGGGGGGTTCATGATCAAAAGATGATCGATGACGACATGTGCGAGTACGTAGAGGCCCAAATGGAGAAGTCCTGGGACAAGCCGATCTTTCTGGCCGCCGGAATTTTCAATCCGCATCTTCCGTTTTACGCGCCTCAGGAAACCTTCGACCGTTACCCTTTTGAATCCCTCCGCATGCCTCCTATGCCGAAAGGTGATCTCGACGATGTGGGCGAGATGGCCCGACGTATGGTCCGCAAGGAATACTGGATCTGGGACAACACCACGAATCAGTCACGCGGAGCACCAGGAAGCCTTCCAAGTATGGTGCAGGCCTACCAGGCTGCGGCGGACTACGCCGACCAAATGGTGGGGCGTTTAATCGACAAGCTCGACGCAACCAGCATGGCTGACAATACCATCATCGTGCTCTGGTCCGACCATGGTTATCATTTGGGCGATAAGGAAACTGCAGTAAAATTTACACTCTGGGAAAAAGCCAACCGAGTCCCGTTTATCATCGTTGCTCCAGGTATCACAATTCCGGGTACTCGAATCGAGCAACCGGTAGGACTCATCGACATCTATCCCACTTTACTTGAGCTGGCCGGTTTACCACCCAAGGGGGACAACGATGGACTGAGCCTGGTACCGCTCCTTAAAAATCCCGATGGTAAATGGGTTCGCCCTGCCCTCATGAATGAAGGGCCTGGGAACCATGCGGTACGCTCGGAGCGCTGGCGTTATATTCGCTACAACACAGGAGACGAGGAACTCTACGACCACCGCAATGATCCCTGGGAGCACACCAACCTAGCGAGCGATCCACGGTATGCGGGTGTCATTGCCGAACACCGAAAGTGGTTACCCAAAAACGAAGCTCCCGGCGTAGCCATGGACCACTTGCTCAGGCCAGTCCCAGCTCCGGGAATCGGACTGCCGGAGAATCTGTCGAATCGGCCTTAG
- a CDS encoding family 43 glycosylhydrolase, with amino-acid sequence MIKTRVETRLRTTVVMMVAVLVACVARGHKSVLADKIPEELIEVTDREVYVEELDVPDKHHHDPSNIIKYNDQYYLWYTQHPEVTNGWEGHIRLATSADGLDWTAQGVAIPVGESGDIDDKAAITSYVVPYDGKYYLFYTAYGSAAELKGISYAVADTPDGPWRKSGKKLLWPSGNKEEWDGVHIDDTNIIFFDNKWFLYYKGRPFGAEPSETKIGVATSDNLLGPYEKYEKSPVFPGHAFTTWVHRGGVAAFGYGTFWSEDGFTFEKTSDWTPRTVGLYCPENFGNGVNNNGVLWGMKVKFPEDRCRYITRMELPVLDLSNLKKTAP; translated from the coding sequence ATGATCAAAACAAGAGTAGAAACACGGCTGAGAACAACTGTGGTTATGATGGTGGCGGTTCTAGTTGCCTGCGTTGCTCGAGGACATAAGAGCGTGTTGGCTGACAAGATACCCGAAGAGTTGATCGAAGTAACCGATAGAGAGGTCTATGTGGAGGAACTCGATGTACCTGATAAGCATCATCATGACCCGTCGAATATTATCAAGTACAACGATCAATACTATCTATGGTACACCCAGCATCCGGAAGTGACCAACGGCTGGGAAGGTCACATCCGTCTGGCAACTTCCGCCGATGGACTAGATTGGACCGCCCAAGGCGTCGCCATCCCGGTTGGCGAAAGTGGCGATATAGATGATAAGGCCGCCATTACATCTTACGTCGTTCCCTATGACGGGAAGTACTACCTCTTTTACACCGCTTATGGAAGCGCTGCAGAACTGAAAGGCATCAGCTATGCCGTCGCGGACACACCGGACGGCCCCTGGAGGAAGTCAGGCAAAAAACTCCTGTGGCCCAGTGGCAATAAGGAGGAGTGGGACGGTGTTCATATCGACGATACCAACATCATTTTCTTCGATAATAAGTGGTTTCTCTATTACAAAGGGAGACCGTTTGGAGCAGAGCCATCCGAAACAAAAATCGGGGTGGCAACTTCTGATAATCTTCTTGGTCCCTACGAGAAATATGAAAAGAGTCCTGTGTTTCCTGGCCACGCCTTCACAACCTGGGTTCACCGCGGTGGGGTAGCCGCTTTTGGATACGGTACATTCTGGTCGGAAGATGGATTCACCTTTGAAAAGACCTCTGATTGGACACCCAGAACGGTAGGACTTTACTGTCCGGAAAATTTTGGAAACGGGGTCAACAACAACGGCGTTTTATGGGGAATGAAGGTAAAATTCCCTGAGGACAGATGTCGGTATATCACTCGAATGGAACTTCCTGTCCTTGATCTTTCAAATTTGAAAAAGACAGCCCCATAG
- a CDS encoding arylsulfatase encodes MKNIKNCYLMVLALCFALSSTLAADRPNVILILTDDQGYGDYSCHGNPLLKTPELDKLHAESIRLTDFHVAPMCTPTRGQLMTGMDAMRNGATAVCQGRSMMGNGIPLMPEYFAKAGYSTGHFGKWHLGDSYPHRPQDRGFQETLHHPAWGITSLADHFGNSYWDPWLQHNGVEKRYEGYCTDIFFDEAIDWMKEQKKADKPFFLYLPTNTPHVPNWVDEEYSKPYAEVGTFNGVEVPADFYGMIANIDENMGRLETFLKKEGLKDNTLLIYLNDNGTQSKAASEIYNAGMQGFKRGMFDGGHRVASFWRWPEGLDGARDIGDLTQVQDILPTLAELCDLPKPSAETNGASLAKLLQGKQSKLDDRKIVIQYSNRNTSAVRWDHAIVLWDKWRLVGQDTLHNIATDPHQDKNIVKQYPEIAQEMRDHYEQWYAEAKLRFDTPRYITVGSDTEPSLTLFSNDWQGGYCDNPPNLVAANTTGYWDIEVAEAGTYEFELRRWPESANLALSSGVEGEKIKAHNPFIGYVGERPIHYASIHVAGFQETTVPRKGATHATFTANLDAGKTKLSTLFSDIDGNELCSAIYVKVTRK; translated from the coding sequence ATGAAGAATATCAAAAACTGTTACCTTATGGTTCTTGCGCTTTGTTTCGCGCTTTCTTCTACCCTCGCAGCAGACCGTCCCAACGTCATCCTGATCCTGACCGATGATCAGGGCTATGGTGACTACAGCTGTCATGGGAATCCATTGTTGAAGACCCCGGAACTCGACAAACTCCACGCAGAAAGCATCCGTCTGACAGATTTTCATGTGGCTCCCATGTGCACTCCAACACGTGGCCAATTGATGACGGGAATGGACGCTATGCGAAACGGAGCGACAGCGGTTTGCCAAGGACGCTCTATGATGGGGAATGGAATTCCATTAATGCCCGAGTACTTTGCTAAAGCCGGTTACTCGACCGGGCACTTTGGCAAATGGCACCTCGGCGATAGCTACCCGCACCGTCCACAGGATCGTGGTTTTCAGGAGACACTGCATCATCCGGCATGGGGCATTACCTCGTTGGCCGATCACTTTGGAAACTCCTACTGGGACCCCTGGCTGCAGCACAACGGTGTAGAGAAACGCTACGAAGGCTACTGCACCGATATCTTTTTCGATGAAGCGATAGACTGGATGAAAGAGCAGAAGAAAGCGGACAAACCTTTCTTTCTCTACCTTCCGACCAATACACCCCACGTGCCCAACTGGGTGGATGAAGAGTATTCCAAACCCTACGCGGAGGTGGGGACCTTTAACGGGGTCGAGGTTCCGGCCGACTTTTATGGCATGATCGCCAATATTGATGAGAATATGGGCAGGCTCGAAACTTTCCTCAAAAAAGAAGGATTAAAAGACAATACCCTCCTGATCTATCTGAATGACAACGGTACGCAGAGTAAAGCGGCTTCAGAAATTTACAATGCGGGCATGCAAGGATTCAAGCGGGGCATGTTCGATGGAGGGCATCGGGTTGCCAGTTTCTGGCGCTGGCCTGAAGGATTAGATGGTGCCCGAGACATCGGTGATCTGACCCAGGTTCAGGACATTCTTCCTACACTGGCGGAGTTGTGCGATCTGCCGAAACCATCGGCTGAAACCAACGGAGCCAGCCTCGCGAAACTGTTGCAGGGAAAACAATCCAAATTGGATGACCGGAAAATCGTGATTCAATACTCCAACCGCAATACCTCAGCCGTTCGCTGGGATCATGCCATTGTGCTTTGGGACAAGTGGCGTCTGGTGGGACAGGATACGCTCCACAATATTGCCACCGATCCGCATCAGGATAAGAATATCGTTAAGCAATACCCGGAAATCGCACAGGAAATGCGGGATCATTACGAGCAATGGTATGCCGAAGCCAAACTCCGTTTCGACACGCCCCGCTACATTACCGTAGGGAGCGATACAGAACCAAGTTTGACGCTCTTTTCCAACGACTGGCAGGGAGGTTACTGTGACAACCCACCCAACCTGGTGGCCGCCAATACCACGGGATACTGGGACATCGAAGTAGCAGAGGCCGGGACCTATGAATTTGAACTGCGTCGTTGGCCAGAATCGGCAAATTTGGCTTTGAGCTCGGGTGTTGAGGGAGAAAAAATTAAGGCTCACAATCCGTTCATAGGTTATGTAGGGGAACGCCCGATACACTACGCAAGCATTCATGTCGCTGGGTTTCAGGAGACAACAGTCCCGAGAAAGGGTGCGACTCATGCCACCTTTACTGCGAATTTGGACGCTGGAAAGACGAAGCTAAGCACTCTCTTTTCAGATATAGATGGAAACGAGTTGTGTAGTGCGATCTATGTGAAGGTTACCCGTAAGTAG
- a CDS encoding sulfatase family protein, with protein MHHKKTFSVFLILLYPYLASLAADKPNVVLMFIDDMGYGDIGPFGNTVNQTPNLDRMAQEGNRLTQYYTSNTACTPSRAALMTGTYAARIGMDGTVCFPNEKRGLNPTELTIGDAMKSVGYRTGIFGKWHLGDQREFLPLQNGFDEYFGIPYSNDMWPFNLNGHRHTKETYTPLPVLRQNKVVAYVSDGADQSLLCEVITDEAVKFIKKHKDQPFFLYIPHAYVHLPRFGRLDLAKKAEGDIDRATVEEVDTSVGRILDTLEELGIDENTLFIFTSDNGPARGMSAGPLRGNKGGPKYEGHMREPTLTWWPGTIPAGQVTEAITASIDVLPSLAKLVGAEMPADRITDGKNSLNALLGNAKAKSAHKVLFYEIDAIRRGNWKLVRGAKGKFELYNLKNDLGETRNLIEKRPELAKELNAILDSHAEELAANSRPPGMLDHSDFLISEPGNLPKLRDYLGMKNFEALERSNLILMK; from the coding sequence ATGCACCATAAGAAAACGTTTTCCGTATTCCTAATACTTCTTTACCCCTACTTGGCCTCCCTCGCGGCGGACAAACCCAACGTGGTGCTCATGTTCATTGATGACATGGGCTACGGTGACATAGGTCCGTTTGGCAACACAGTGAACCAGACACCCAACCTGGACCGGATGGCCCAGGAAGGAAACCGGTTAACTCAGTATTATACTTCAAACACTGCTTGTACCCCGTCCCGCGCTGCTTTGATGACCGGAACCTATGCCGCACGTATCGGAATGGATGGTACGGTCTGTTTTCCCAACGAAAAACGGGGGCTCAACCCAACCGAGTTAACAATTGGCGATGCCATGAAATCCGTGGGTTACAGAACCGGTATATTTGGCAAGTGGCACCTTGGCGATCAACGCGAGTTTCTCCCTTTGCAAAACGGCTTTGATGAATATTTTGGAATCCCCTACTCCAACGACATGTGGCCCTTTAACCTGAATGGCCATCGACATACTAAAGAAACCTACACCCCGCTTCCGGTCCTCAGACAAAACAAAGTGGTAGCCTATGTAAGTGATGGCGCCGACCAATCCCTCCTTTGTGAGGTGATCACCGATGAGGCGGTTAAGTTCATAAAGAAACACAAAGACCAACCTTTCTTCCTTTATATACCGCACGCCTATGTTCATCTGCCACGTTTCGGAAGATTGGATCTAGCTAAAAAGGCGGAAGGTGATATTGATCGAGCAACTGTTGAGGAAGTCGATACCAGTGTGGGACGAATTCTGGATACATTGGAGGAACTGGGAATCGATGAGAATACCCTCTTCATTTTCACTTCTGACAATGGTCCCGCACGCGGCATGAGCGCCGGACCGCTTCGCGGAAACAAAGGCGGTCCGAAGTACGAAGGGCATATGCGAGAGCCCACCCTCACCTGGTGGCCGGGAACGATTCCCGCCGGTCAGGTCACTGAAGCGATAACCGCTTCTATCGATGTATTACCCTCCTTGGCCAAATTGGTCGGAGCCGAAATGCCCGCCGACAGGATAACTGATGGGAAAAACTCCCTGAATGCCCTGCTCGGGAATGCGAAAGCTAAGTCTGCACATAAGGTCCTTTTCTACGAAATCGATGCCATCCGCCGCGGGAACTGGAAACTGGTTCGCGGAGCTAAAGGAAAGTTCGAGCTCTACAATTTGAAGAACGATCTGGGTGAAACCAGGAACCTGATCGAAAAACGCCCCGAGCTGGCAAAGGAGTTGAACGCAATCCTCGATTCCCATGCAGAAGAGCTTGCTGCCAATTCGCGCCCTCCCGGAATGCTGGACCACTCAGATTTTCTGATCAGCGAACCAGGGAACTTACCCAAACTCCGAGACTATTTAGGGATGAAAAATTTCGAAGCGTTGGAGCGATCTAATTTAATCCTTATGAAATAA
- a CDS encoding sulfatase-like hydrolase/transferase → MRALVLLIMFLGLSAAVAADRPNIILILADDQGWNALSTRMHPDIPGSGSTYYQTPRLVQLAKEGMRFSQAYAPAPTCSPTRYAIQFGRSPSSLQIWGADNIGKNVDAAVTDSLANRLKKANPDYVCAHMGKWHIEWEPSELGYDVAEYGDGHDPNVTRGKNRNNPDSPHPRDPRFIFSLTRKANAFMEKQVQEDRPFFLQISHYANHLTYQALPETIEKYKTQHAKKATPYQNSPVWAAMNENLDAGVGSVLDKIDELGIRENTYVIYTADNGYEDKHDYHKPVDQRGYYKAFPQRSHKYHVSEGGIRVPFIVRGPGIPANTHSAEPVVGTDIYATAMDIINGTRQFPDTVEGGSLLDHLKSSGEQPIRRKDPFLVFKYTKPNNRHDLTIVQGRHKLIKDADSDQLLLYDLVEDIGESKNLAEEKPEMTKQLYAQLTAYFKRLDWDESEIPKINLEGRRN, encoded by the coding sequence ATGAGAGCGTTGGTTTTACTGATTATGTTTCTAGGATTGTCTGCGGCAGTCGCTGCAGACAGGCCGAATATCATTCTTATTCTGGCCGACGACCAAGGCTGGAACGCGCTTTCCACTCGGATGCATCCAGATATCCCGGGATCCGGCAGCACTTATTACCAGACGCCGAGGCTCGTGCAATTAGCCAAGGAAGGTATGCGCTTCTCGCAGGCCTACGCTCCAGCACCCACCTGTTCGCCTACGCGCTATGCCATCCAATTTGGGCGCAGTCCCTCCAGTCTCCAGATCTGGGGAGCAGATAATATCGGCAAGAATGTCGATGCGGCCGTGACGGACTCCCTGGCCAATCGCCTTAAAAAAGCAAACCCGGATTACGTATGCGCGCATATGGGCAAATGGCATATCGAATGGGAGCCTTCGGAACTCGGCTATGATGTGGCCGAATATGGTGATGGGCACGACCCCAACGTAACGAGGGGGAAAAATCGGAACAACCCGGATTCTCCACACCCGAGAGATCCGAGATTCATCTTCAGTCTGACTCGTAAGGCCAATGCCTTTATGGAGAAGCAGGTTCAGGAAGACCGACCCTTCTTCCTCCAGATTTCTCACTACGCCAATCATCTCACTTACCAGGCTCTCCCAGAAACCATTGAAAAGTACAAGACTCAGCACGCGAAAAAGGCAACGCCCTACCAAAACAGTCCAGTTTGGGCCGCCATGAATGAGAACCTCGATGCGGGCGTAGGAAGCGTTCTGGACAAAATCGATGAACTGGGAATTCGGGAGAATACCTACGTCATCTACACCGCCGACAACGGCTACGAAGACAAACACGATTACCACAAGCCTGTTGACCAGCGAGGTTATTACAAAGCCTTCCCGCAACGCAGTCACAAGTATCATGTAAGCGAAGGTGGTATTCGTGTACCCTTTATTGTCCGTGGACCAGGAATCCCTGCGAATACCCATTCTGCTGAACCGGTGGTGGGAACGGATATCTACGCGACTGCGATGGATATCATCAATGGCACCCGTCAGTTTCCAGATACAGTCGAGGGTGGTTCCCTACTCGATCACCTGAAAAGCAGCGGTGAACAACCTATCCGCCGCAAAGACCCCTTCCTCGTTTTCAAATATACCAAGCCCAACAACCGTCACGATCTCACCATCGTTCAGGGGCGGCACAAGCTCATCAAGGATGCCGACTCCGATCAGCTACTACTCTACGACCTGGTGGAGGATATTGGAGAAAGTAAAAATCTGGCTGAGGAAAAACCAGAGATGACCAAACAACTCTACGCTCAACTGACGGCCTACTTCAAACGCCTCGATTGGGATGAATCAGAAATTCCAAAAATCAATTTGGAGGGCCGAAGGAATTAG
- a CDS encoding glycoside hydrolase family 32 protein, with translation MKRTHILLILAVSISVTTFVAAQTSSSQYASPVPRFTFSETLEKQEKELADNSLLKRFHESRAKLLEDPHYPRYHFSSPENRLNDPNGLSYWNGQWHMFYQGYPPEDPRQHWGHAVSDDLIHWRDLPYAIYPDPERACFSGNVIIEEDRAIAMYHGTEVGTMVAVSSDPLLLNWEKVTGQAVIPEWTAGPPPLPNRIFDPAIFKEGDYYYTLTAGQTADGPGGKNVRATYLHRSSDLENWQYIHQFLEDDRYGMVGDDGACPYFWPIGKNEEKHMLIHYSHTSGGKWMLGDFDKKRLKFKVTDGGDFNHGPSAPGGVHAPSVFPDGKGGLITIFNMNPGYPSKGWNQLMSLPRRITLEPDDIWDPIRQEPAGDYASLRGDHERVKNLSLPANEDVVLKTISGNTMELIAEIDPNSAQTIELELLRSPGGEEKTRIIIQPEKGYSPRTFGLDDMRARRAAGEVMSDTVVTLDNTRSSILPTAASRPPEMDSFKRGKGEPLKLHIFIDRSVVEVFVNGKACVAARTYPGREDSLGVALRAQGADAKLVSLDAWQMGTIY, from the coding sequence ATGAAACGAACCCATATCCTATTGATATTGGCTGTGAGTATCTCAGTCACTACTTTTGTCGCAGCCCAGACTTCTTCCAGTCAATACGCTTCCCCAGTTCCCCGGTTCACCTTTTCGGAGACTCTTGAGAAACAGGAAAAAGAACTGGCCGATAACTCTTTGCTCAAACGCTTTCATGAGTCGCGAGCAAAGCTATTAGAAGATCCCCATTACCCTCGTTACCATTTTAGCAGTCCGGAGAACCGCCTGAACGACCCCAATGGACTGAGCTATTGGAACGGTCAGTGGCACATGTTCTACCAAGGTTATCCGCCAGAAGACCCTCGTCAGCACTGGGGGCACGCGGTCAGCGATGATCTCATACATTGGCGGGACCTTCCCTACGCCATTTATCCTGATCCGGAACGCGCTTGCTTTTCGGGTAATGTAATCATCGAGGAGGACCGTGCGATTGCCATGTATCATGGCACTGAAGTGGGAACGATGGTTGCCGTATCCAGTGATCCCTTACTTTTAAACTGGGAAAAGGTCACTGGCCAAGCAGTGATTCCCGAATGGACTGCTGGGCCTCCACCTCTACCGAACCGCATATTCGATCCGGCCATTTTCAAAGAAGGTGATTACTACTACACCCTCACTGCTGGCCAAACTGCAGACGGCCCGGGAGGTAAAAACGTTCGTGCTACGTATCTACATCGTTCTTCCGACTTGGAAAACTGGCAATACATCCATCAATTTCTGGAAGATGATCGTTACGGGATGGTGGGTGATGATGGGGCCTGCCCTTACTTCTGGCCGATCGGGAAGAATGAGGAAAAGCACATGCTCATTCACTACAGTCATACCAGTGGCGGAAAATGGATGCTTGGAGATTTTGATAAGAAGCGCCTGAAATTTAAAGTGACCGATGGGGGAGACTTTAATCACGGGCCATCTGCTCCCGGTGGCGTACATGCTCCGTCCGTGTTTCCGGATGGTAAAGGCGGCCTCATTACCATCTTCAATATGAATCCTGGTTACCCCAGCAAGGGCTGGAATCAACTAATGTCCCTACCACGAAGGATCACTTTGGAGCCGGATGATATTTGGGATCCCATCCGTCAGGAACCGGCCGGAGATTATGCTTCGCTACGTGGAGATCATGAGAGAGTCAAAAACCTCAGCTTACCGGCCAATGAGGACGTGGTCCTGAAAACCATTTCTGGTAACACCATGGAACTGATTGCGGAAATCGATCCGAATTCAGCGCAAACGATAGAACTGGAACTACTTCGTTCTCCAGGAGGTGAAGAAAAAACCCGTATTATCATCCAGCCTGAGAAGGGTTACAGCCCAAGAACCTTCGGTCTAGATGACATGCGGGCTCGCAGAGCTGCGGGAGAGGTCATGTCCGACACCGTGGTTACGCTCGACAATACACGTTCCTCGATTCTTCCAACAGCTGCGTCCCGTCCACCTGAGATGGATAGTTTCAAACGGGGCAAAGGAGAACCGCTCAAACTCCACATCTTTATCGACCGCAGTGTGGTCGAAGTTTTCGTAAACGGAAAAGCATGTGTGGCGGCACGCACATATCCGGGACGCGAAGACAGTCTTGGAGTTGCCTTGCGTGCTCAGGGTGCGGATGCGAAACTGGTCTCACTCGATGCCTGGCAAATGGGCACCATCTATTAA